Proteins encoded together in one Microbacterium sp. ABRD28 window:
- a CDS encoding SDR family oxidoreductase — protein MSQRTIVVVGGTSGIGREIAADCVRRGDRVVITGRDRERTEAIAAELGPAARGVALDISEPHTVADSLSSVETVDGLVLAAIERDANTIRDYDIDRAIRLTTLKLVGYAATVRALLDRMPVSADTGIVLFGGRAKDLPYPGSTTVSTINGGVTGLINTLALELAPIRVNALHPGIIGDSPFWASKPAGVLEQYERHTPGGRLATMADVVDATQFLLRNRGVSAVNLPVDRGTALL, from the coding sequence GTGAGCCAACGCACCATCGTCGTGGTCGGAGGGACGTCGGGCATCGGGCGGGAGATCGCCGCGGACTGCGTGCGACGCGGCGACAGGGTGGTGATCACCGGTCGTGACCGAGAACGCACGGAGGCGATCGCCGCCGAACTCGGACCGGCTGCCCGCGGCGTGGCCCTCGACATCTCCGAGCCCCACACCGTCGCCGACAGCCTCTCCTCCGTCGAGACGGTCGACGGACTCGTGCTCGCGGCGATCGAGCGCGATGCCAACACCATCCGCGACTACGACATCGATCGCGCCATCCGCCTCACGACCCTGAAGCTGGTCGGCTACGCGGCGACCGTCCGGGCGCTGCTGGATCGCATGCCGGTCTCGGCCGACACCGGCATCGTCCTCTTCGGCGGCCGCGCGAAGGATCTGCCCTACCCCGGCTCGACCACGGTGTCGACGATCAACGGCGGGGTGACCGGTCTCATCAACACCCTCGCCCTCGAGCTCGCCCCGATCCGCGTCAACGCCCTTCACCCCGGGATCATCGGCGACAGTCCGTTCTGGGCCTCCAAGCCCGCCGGGGTCCTCGAGCAGTACGAGCGCCATACTCCGGGCGGCCGGCTGGCCACCATGGCCGATGTCGTGGATGCCACGCAGTTCCTGCTGCGCAATCGCGGTGTCTCGGCGGTCAATCTCCCGGTCGATCGTGGCACGGCGCTGCTCTGA
- a CDS encoding Dabb family protein codes for MILHLVTFRWVDGVTDERVSALTEALNRMAEGIDVLRSYVAGANLHLRPGGADYAVAAVVDDAAALDAYLDHPLHAEVYRDHLGAMIADRSAVQLPLTSGTLT; via the coding sequence ATGATCCTCCACCTGGTCACCTTCCGATGGGTCGACGGTGTCACCGACGAGCGCGTCTCCGCGCTGACCGAGGCACTGAACCGGATGGCCGAAGGCATCGACGTGCTCCGGTCGTACGTCGCGGGCGCGAACCTCCACCTGCGACCCGGCGGAGCCGACTACGCCGTCGCGGCAGTCGTCGACGATGCGGCCGCGCTCGACGCCTACCTCGACCACCCGCTTCACGCGGAGGTGTACCGCGACCACCTCGGTGCGATGATCGCCGACCGCTCGGCCGTGCAGCTTCCGCTGACGTCGGGCACTCTCACGTGA
- a CDS encoding alcohol dehydrogenase catalytic domain-containing protein encodes MRAAVLHAIGDLRVEDRPIPSPAPDEVLIRIAVCGVCGSDATEFGRGKVLAEPPVVLGHEFVGTIEAVGSEVTDLAPGATVVCGAGVSCGDCAPCRAGRTNLCRTYRTLGFHRDGGLAGFVVAPAAIVYDVSDAGLPTDTLGLAQPMAIAVHAVRRSGLAAGQDAVVVGAGGIGAFIAFAAASTGARVLVFDRNDDRLDLALRLGAFAARNARTTGLSPAIEDTGLEPEVFFEVSGSSEGLAQVLGAARPGATLVTVGIQRGEPALPLGSFTLREITIVGTVAHVFRDDIPEAVRLLGTRDDWSDVAGTVVPLEDVEAAALRPLLAGGSRQIKTLVDPWIGSARRARHLAAGSASPSIALSTSTAEAGPPAD; translated from the coding sequence ATGCGCGCCGCCGTCCTGCACGCGATCGGCGACCTTCGCGTGGAGGACCGGCCCATCCCCTCGCCGGCACCCGACGAGGTGCTGATCCGCATCGCGGTGTGCGGCGTGTGCGGGTCGGATGCCACGGAGTTCGGCCGCGGGAAGGTCCTCGCCGAACCGCCGGTCGTCCTCGGCCACGAATTCGTCGGCACGATCGAGGCGGTCGGCTCGGAGGTCACCGATCTCGCCCCCGGCGCCACGGTCGTCTGCGGCGCGGGGGTCTCGTGCGGCGACTGCGCGCCCTGCCGCGCCGGGCGGACGAATCTCTGCCGCACCTACCGCACCCTCGGCTTCCACCGCGACGGGGGCCTGGCGGGGTTCGTCGTCGCCCCGGCGGCGATCGTCTACGACGTCAGCGACGCGGGACTCCCCACAGACACGCTGGGGCTCGCCCAGCCGATGGCGATCGCGGTCCACGCCGTGCGCCGCAGCGGCCTGGCGGCCGGGCAGGATGCCGTGGTCGTCGGCGCCGGGGGCATCGGCGCGTTCATCGCCTTCGCCGCCGCCAGCACCGGCGCGCGCGTCCTCGTCTTCGATCGGAACGACGACAGGCTCGACCTCGCCCTCCGGCTCGGAGCCTTCGCCGCGCGGAACGCCCGCACGACCGGACTCTCCCCGGCGATCGAGGACACCGGGCTCGAGCCGGAGGTGTTCTTCGAGGTGTCGGGAAGCTCCGAGGGACTCGCGCAGGTGCTCGGGGCGGCGCGCCCGGGGGCGACCCTCGTCACGGTGGGAATCCAACGCGGCGAGCCCGCCCTCCCGCTCGGGTCCTTCACCCTGCGCGAGATCACCATCGTCGGGACCGTCGCGCATGTCTTCCGCGATGACATCCCCGAGGCGGTGAGGCTGCTCGGTACCCGCGACGACTGGTCGGATGTCGCGGGGACCGTGGTGCCGCTGGAAGATGTCGAGGCGGCCGCACTGCGTCCGCTCCTGGCCGGCGGATCGCGTCAGATCAAGACCCTCGTGGACCCGTGGATCGGTTCCGCGCGCCGCGCCCGTCACCTCGCTGCGGGGTCTGCCAGCCCTTCCATCGCTCTCAGCACGTCCACGGCCGAGGCGGGTCCGCCGGCGGACTGA
- a CDS encoding cupin domain-containing protein, whose product MADNLGARIRAARVSRGLSLRSVAQSLGVSASLVSQVEIGKTQPSVSTLYAIASHLGVSLDELVGGAVTTAPADAPAEETASAIQRGADNPAIEMENGVRWERLAGRPGGPADALLVTYQPGASSSIEGKLMRHAGVEYAYLLEGALTLQLEFDTHVLHAGDSLHFDSTRPHLFSNRGEEPARGVWFVVGRRQHHQEMPLAPGGHRADSGGQSAGGPASAVDVLRAMEGLADPAAR is encoded by the coding sequence ATGGCTGACAATCTCGGAGCCCGCATCCGCGCCGCGCGCGTGAGCCGCGGGCTCAGCCTCCGCTCCGTCGCCCAGTCACTGGGGGTGTCGGCGAGCCTGGTGTCGCAGGTGGAGATCGGCAAGACCCAGCCGTCCGTCTCGACGCTCTACGCCATCGCCAGCCACCTCGGGGTGTCTCTCGACGAGCTGGTCGGCGGTGCCGTGACCACCGCACCGGCCGATGCGCCTGCCGAGGAGACGGCGTCAGCGATCCAGCGCGGTGCCGACAATCCGGCGATCGAGATGGAGAACGGTGTGCGCTGGGAGCGCCTCGCGGGTCGGCCGGGCGGCCCCGCCGACGCGCTGCTGGTCACCTATCAGCCGGGCGCCAGCAGCTCGATCGAGGGGAAGCTCATGCGGCACGCGGGCGTCGAGTACGCCTACCTTCTGGAAGGGGCGCTGACCCTGCAGCTCGAATTCGACACCCACGTCCTGCACGCCGGGGACTCACTGCACTTCGACTCCACGAGACCGCACCTGTTCTCCAACCGCGGCGAGGAGCCCGCGCGCGGGGTCTGGTTCGTCGTCGGACGGCGCCAGCACCACCAGGAGATGCCCCTCGCCCCGGGCGGCCACCGGGCTGACTCCGGCGGTCAGTCCGCCGGCGGACCCGCCTCGGCCGTGGACGTGCTGAGAGCGATGGAAGGGCTGGCAGACCCCGCAGCGAGGTGA